The Brassica oleracea var. oleracea cultivar TO1000 chromosome C6, BOL, whole genome shotgun sequence genomic interval GTAATGGCTAGAGACGTGAAAATGAACATTTGAAAACGATAACTCCTTTCAGTCTTTATTAGATCGTACGGGGGAACCAACTCAGGTCACATTAAAGCACCTTTTTCTTTTGACAAAACCCTAAAAAGGGGAATATGTTTTTATGTTATATACACAGTACAATTTATTTCGGATCAAGACGTTCCCAAATAAATATCTTCCTTCATAACAATTTTTTTTTTCACCCAAAATAAAAGAGTTAGAAACTTTATTTCATGGCAAGTTGGAATAATTAGTAACCATTTTGTTGGATAATTCCAATTAACTTGAACAGAAAGTTAACTCATTAAAGTGAAGTTTGATGGGTTAAGAAAAAAAGAAAACATATCGCGCTTATGAATGTTTCCATATNNNNNNNNNNNNNNNNNNNNNNNNNNNNNNNNNNNNNNNNNNNNNNNNNNNNNNNNNNNNNNNNNNNNNNNNNNNNNNNNNNNNNNNNNNNNNNNNNNNNNNNNNNNNNNNNNNNNNNNNNNNNNNNNNNNNNNNNNNNNNNNNNNNNNNNNNNNNNNNNNNNNNNNNNNNNNNNNNNNNNNNNNNNNNNNNNNNNNNNNNNNNNNNNNNNNNNNNNNNNNNNNNNNNNNNNNNNNNNNNNNNNNNNNNNNNNNNNNNNNNNNNNNNNNNNNNNNNNNNNNNNNNNNNNNNNNNNNNNNNNNNNNNNNNNNNNNNNNNNNNNNNNNNNNNNNNNNNNNNNNNNNNNNNNNNNNNNNNNNNNNNNNNNNNNNNNNNNNNNNNNNNNNNNNNNNNNNNNNNNNNNNNNNNNNNNNNNNNNNNNNNNNNNNNNNNNNNNNNNNNNNNNNNNNNNNNNNNNNNNNNNNNNNNNNNNNNNNNNNNNNNNNNNNNNNNNNNNNNNNNNNNNNNNNNNNNNNNNNNNNNNNNNNNNNNNNNNNNNNNNNNNNNNNNNNNNNNNNNNNNTGTTGGGAAAGGTTCGATCACGTTCATCGGAAAAACAGGGGAGAGAAGAGCACTCAAAGATATCTACTACATCCCAAGTCTTAAACACAATATCATAAGTCTTGGACATGCAACCGAGATGGGTTGTGAGGTCAATATGAAAGAAGAATTACTGATGCTGAAAGATCCCCATGGAAGGCTATTAGTACAAGTCGCAAGGCAACCAAACCGATTGTACAAGACGCCAATGGAGGTTGAATATCTGAAGTGTCTTCAAATACAAGAAAATGATGTTACATGGACGTGGCATGCGCGGCTAGGACATGTGAACTTTGGAGTCATGAAGAATATGGTAGACAAGGAGATGGTAGTAGGGATGCCTCAGGTGATACACGAGAAAGATGTGTACAGCGCCTACTTAGTTGGGAAGCAAACTCGGAAGTCTTTCCCGCCTACAGCAACCGCCTACAGCAAAGTATCGAGCATCACACGCATTGGAACTGGTACATGGTGACTTGTGCGGTCCGATATCACCATCATCACCAGCAAACAATAGATATGTACTCGTCTTAATTGATGATTACTCAAGATATATGTGGACGATACTGCTAAGAGAGAAGAGTGAAGTGTTCGATCGGTTCAAAAAGTTCAAGGAGTACGTGGAGAATCAAACGAAGCTAAAACTCAAGACTTTTCGCACCGATAGAGGAGGAGAGTTCACATCTTTTGAGTTCATTCATTTTTGTGAAGAAAACAGTGTAACTAGACATCTCACCGCACCGTATAAACCGCAACAAAACGGTGTGGTCGAGAGACGAAATAGAACACTAATGGAGATGAAAAGGAGCTTGATGAAAGCTATGAAGATTCCTAATCAGCTATGGGGATAAGCAGTACATCATTCAACGTATCTCATCAACCGCATTGCTACAAAGGCATTGGTGAATAAAACTCCATATGAAGGCTTGTATATTAAGAAACCGAACATTGAGCATCAAAGGGTCTTTGGATGTGTAACTTTCGCAAAAATCAACGATCCTCATCTCAAGAAGCTGGATGATCGATCAAGGATGGTGATCAACCTATGCACAAAGCCTGGCTCAAAAGCTTACAGACGCCATGATCCGGTCGCGAAGATGATAGTTGTTAGTAGAGATGTAATCTTTGACGAGAAGAAAATTTGGGATTGGTCCACACTATCAACAAACGTAGACGAAGAACCAGGATCATTCAAGCTTTCTCATATCAATGTTACAGAAGAATTAGATGGTGACGAGCATCAAGATCACCAACACCACGAAGAGCAAAACAATAGTGAAGAAGAAGAAGCTGTAGACGCAGGTGAACAAGAGCAAGTAGCAGAGAACAACGATGCAAACCAAGACCAGCATGTAACATCAAGATATGGTCTTAACATCAGAAGTTGAAGGTGGCAGACTCTTGCTGAACATCGATGGTGAACCAGAAAGTTACATCGAAGCTGCAGTGATACAAGCTTGGATCGATGCAATGAAAGCAGAGATCGAATCTATCATCAAAACAAGACCTGGAAGCTCGTCAAGAAGCCGACATGTGTGAAACCGATAGGTTTGAAGTGGATCTATAAGATCAAGAGGGATGCAGATGGAACAGGGATCAAATACAAAGCAAGGCTAGTTTCAAAAGGCTACGTGCAACAACAAGGCATAGACTTCGACGAAGTGTTTGTACCATTTGCTCGGATAGAAACCATACGACTACTCTTGGCGTTAGCAGCAACTAATGGAAGGGAGAACCATCACTTAGATGTGAAAACTGCGTTCCTGAACGGAGACTTAAATGAGGATGTATACGTGGCTCAACCAGAAGTATTTGTGCAGAAAGGAAAAGAGGATCATGTGTACAAACTTAGCAAAGCACTATACGGTTTGCGTCAAGCTCCGAGAGCATGGAACATCAAACTCGACCGTGTTCTCAAGGAGATGGAGTTCACGAAGTGCACCAAGGAACCTGCGGTATATCAAAAGAAAGAGNNNNNNNNNNNNNNNNNNNNNNNNNNNNNNNNNNNNNNNNNNNNNNNNNNNNNNNNNNNNNNNNNNNNNNNNNNNNNNNNNNNNNNNNNNNNNNNNNNNNNNNNNNNNNNNNNNNNNNNNNNNNNNNNNNNNNNNNNNNNNNNNNNNNNNNNNNNNNNNNNNNNNNNNNNNNNNNNNNNNNNNNNNNNNNNNNNNNNNNNNNNNNNNNNNNNNNNNNNNNNNNNNNNNNNNNNNNNNNNNNNNNNNNNNNNNNNNNNNNNNNNNNNNNNNNNNNNNNNNNNNNNNNNNNNNNNNNNNNNNNNNNNNNNNNNNNNNNNNNNNNNNNNNNNNNNNNNNNNNNNNNNNNNNNNNNNNNNNNNNNNNNNNNNNNNNNNNNNNNNNNNNNNNNNNNNNNNNNNNNNNNNNNNNNNNNNNNNNNNNNNNNNNNNNNNNNNNNNNNNNNNNNNNNNNNNNNNNNNNNNNNNNNNNNNNNNNNNNNNNNNNNNNNNNNNNNNNNNNNNNNNNNNNNNNNNNNNNNNNNNNNNNNNNNNNNNNNNNNNNNNNNNNNNNNNNNNNNNNNNNNNNNNNNNNNNNNNNNNNNNNNNNNNNNNNNNNNNNNNNNNNNNNNNNNNNNNNNNNNNNNNNNNNNNNNNNNNNNNNNNNNNNNNNNNNNNNNNNNNNNNNNNNNNNNNNNNNNNNNNNNNNNNNNNNNNNNNNNNNNNNNNNNNNNNNNNNNNNNNNNNNNNNNNNNNNNNNNNNNNNNNNNNNNNNNNNNNNNNNNNNNNNNNNNNNNNNNNNNNNNNNNNNNNNNNNNNNNNNNNNNNNNNNNNNNNNNNNNNNNNNNNNNNNNNNNNNNNNNNNNNNNNNNNNNNNNNNNNNNNNNNNNNNNNNNNNNNNNNNNNNNNNNNNNNNNNNNNNNNNNNNNNNNNNNNNNNNNNNNNNNNNNNNNNNNNNNNNNNNNNNNNNNNNNNNNNNNNNNNNNNNNNNNNNNNNNNNNNNNNNNNNNNNNNNNNNNNNNNNNNNNNNNNNNNNNNNNNNNNNNNNNNNNNNNNNNNNNNNNNNNNNNNNNNNNNNNNNNNNNNNNNNNNNNNNNNNNNNNNNNNNNNNNNNNNNNNNNNNNNNNNNNNNNNNNNNNNNNNNNNNNNNNNNNNNNNNNNNNNNNNNNNNNNNNNNNNNNNNNNNNNNNNNNNNNNNNNNNNNNNNNNNNNNNNNNNNNNNNNNNNNNNNNNNNNNNNNNNNNNNNNNNNNNNNNNNNNNNNNNNNNNNNNNNNNNNNNNNNNNNNNNNNNNNNNNNNNNNNNNNNNNNNNNNNNNNNNNNNNNNNNNNNNNNNNNNNNNNNNNNNNNNNNNNNNNNNNNNNNNNNNNNNNNNNNNNNNNNNNNNNNNNNNNNNNNNNNNNNNNNNNNNNNNNNNNNNNNNNNNNNNNNNNNNNNNNNNNNNNNNNNNNNNNNNNNNNNNNNNNNNNNNNNNNNNNNNNNNNNNNNNNNNNNNNNNNNNNNNNNNNNNNNNNNNNNNNNNNNNNNNNNNNNNNNNNNNNNNNNNNNNNNNNNNNNNNNNNNNNNNNNNNNNNNNNNNNNNNNNNNNNNNNNNNNNNNNNNNNNNNNNNNNNNNNNNNNNNNNNNNNNNNNNNNNNNNNNNNAAGTTAACTCATTAAAGTGAAGTTTGATGGGTTAAGGAAAAAGAAAAACATATCGAGCTTATGAATGTTTCCATATTATTATTAGGAAAAGATGTAGTTTCGCTCTTAGGAAAAGATGTAGCTTCTTCCTATATAAAGAGTTCTCATGGAGAGATGTTCCATCAAGAGAAACACATTGAAAGGTTTAGTTTTGAGAGAGTTTCTAAATCTAATAAGAAGAGAAGTTCATATAATCTTTGTGTTTGTGCAACTTTAACATTTATATAAAAATAAGTATATCTGGACAAAAGAATAGCAGTTTTTTTTTTTGAAAAAAAAAGAAAAGAAAGAAAAGCAGATCTTATATGAGACAGGGACAAGAAAAGAACTGTACATTCATCTTTGAATCATGACTCTTAAAAGCCTGGTCTTTATCATCGAAATAGAATCTCTTCACAGGTCGTTTTCTGTGGTTATTTCTGGACCATTATTGCATTGCCAAGACTTCACATGAAGGTACCTATTTGTATATGTATACGTAGTAAAAGTATATTCTACGATGATACTAAAACTAGTTAAGTTTGAGGTTAATTCCCAATATATATGCTCATTTATATAGTATAGGATCTGCAACTGGAAACCCTAAAATCAATCGTTAACCCTGTGCTAAAAAAAGTTATACTGTAATTAAGTTTTGCGAGCAGATCTTCAGCTTTTGGCTCTTGAGCTTTTTGTCTTGGTGTGAGAATTGGACGCTTACTCTCTATCTCTACCTCTCTTGTTTCTTGGTTTCTTCTTTTCTCTTTCCTGTCTTTAGCCAAAAATCTCTTTTTCATGTGAAACTTGTGGTTTTATTTCTAAAAGAAAAACTCATAGTCTTGATTCTTGATTTGTGTAGCTCCTTAAGCTCAGTGATGTCTTCTTCCAACAATGGTTACAATAATGGTAGTAACAACGGAGTGTTCCCTCTCTCTCTTTACCTTTCTTCACTCTCCGGGCATCAAGATATCATCTGTAATCCCTACAATCATCAGTTAACAGCATCACCGGGCCAAATGGTATCAGCAGTGCCTGAGTCTCTGATGGATTACATGGCGTTTAACTCAAACAATGTTATGAATCAGCAAGGTTTTGAGATTCCTGAGGTGTCGAGAGAAATGAAGAAGGCTGTGAAAAAAGATAGGCATAGCAAGATTCACACGGCACAAGGTCTTAGAGAAAGGAGGGTAAGGCTTTCTATTGGAATTTCTCGCCAGTTCTTCGATCTCCAGGATATGTTGGGGTTTGATAAAGCCAGTAAAACATTAGACTGGTTACTCAAGAAATCAAGAAGAGCCATCAAAGAGCTTGTCCAAGAAAAAAAGCTCAACAACAATGTTGAAGATTTTGGAAACGAGGGAGGTAATGTAGTACATGAAGAGGATGATTATGATTATGATGATGATAATGTTGGCGATAATAACTTTGTGTATGGTTTGAGCCCCTATTCCTTCGAAGAAGAAGTGCTATGTGAGGTCAAGAAGGCAGAGAAAAGAAAGAAGAAGACTGAAATGAGCAACACTTCTTCAAAGGGGTCAAGAGCCAAAGCAAAAGGAAAGGCTAAGGGTTTAACAAGAGACATGATCAATGATCATCCAGAAACCGCCTCTGAGATCATACAAACTGAAATAATGGACCCATTCAAGAGGTCTATAATCTTCAATGAAGGAGAAGAAATGACACATTCTTTCTACAAGGAATCAATCCAAGAGTCTGATAATCATGAATGTATTACCAAGACGAAGGTCAATCTTCCCATGAATATGGATCAAGGTTATAATCAACATTATGGGGCGTTAATGTTGAAAGATCAGGGTTCTAGTAGCAACTACAATGCCATTCTGCCTCAAAACTTGGATTGTGACTATAATCCAAACCCTTTTATTGATCAACTCTTTTGTGGAGTCACCAACACAAATTTCTTCAGAGGTATAGTTTGAATTTTAGAAGCTTTACTAACCTAAAATATGATTCATATATCTTGGCATTCTATGATATGTTTCTTTTTCTTGTTT includes:
- the LOC106299341 gene encoding transcription factor TCP1-like translates to MSSSNNGYNNGSNNGVFPLSLYLSSLSGHQDIICNPYNHQLTASPGQMVSAVPESLMDYMAFNSNNVMNQQGFEIPEVSREMKKAVKKDRHSKIHTAQGLRERRVRLSIGISRQFFDLQDMLGFDKASKTLDWLLKKSRRAIKELVQEKKLNNNVEDFGNEGGNVVHEEDDYDYDDDNVGDNNFVYGLSPYSFEEEVLCEVKKAEKRKKKTEMSNTSSKGSRAKAKGKAKGLTRDMINDHPETASEIIQTEIMDPFKRSIIFNEGEEMTHSFYKESIQESDNHECITKTKVNLPMNMDQGYNQHYGALMLKDQGSSSNYNAILPQNLDCDYNPNPFIDQLFCGVTNTNFFRGFP